The following are from one region of the Segatella oris genome:
- a CDS encoding NAD-dependent epimerase/dehydratase family protein translates to MKVLVTGANGYIGKHVVNELLNREYEVFACDLHMTGVDERVTAIEANLFDDLTDIYNRLGSPDVCIHMAWRDGFVHNSANHIGDLSGHFRFLSAMIAGGLKHLAVMGTMHEVGYWEGKVNENTPCNPLSMYGIAKDALRRSILLLCEQNKCVLQWLRAYYILGDDIRNHSIFTKILEAAKAGQDTFPFTTGRTMYDFITVDELAKMISMASTQEKIVGIINCCSGNPVSLADRVEQYIKEHHLRIKLDYGKYPDRSYDSPIIYGDATKINEILKNG, encoded by the coding sequence ATGAAAGTTTTAGTTACTGGTGCCAATGGCTATATTGGAAAACATGTTGTTAATGAATTATTAAATCGTGAGTATGAAGTTTTTGCTTGTGATCTTCATATGACGGGGGTAGATGAGCGTGTTACTGCTATAGAGGCGAATCTGTTTGATGATCTTACGGATATCTATAATCGTTTGGGAAGTCCCGATGTCTGTATTCACATGGCATGGCGTGATGGCTTTGTACATAATAGTGCGAATCACATTGGTGATTTGTCTGGTCATTTTAGATTTTTGTCTGCAATGATAGCTGGGGGACTGAAACATTTAGCGGTTATGGGAACAATGCATGAAGTAGGATATTGGGAGGGAAAGGTTAATGAAAACACTCCATGTAATCCTCTTTCAATGTACGGTATAGCTAAAGATGCCTTACGTCGTTCAATACTTTTATTATGTGAACAGAATAAGTGTGTTTTGCAATGGCTTCGGGCATATTATATTCTTGGTGATGATATTAGAAATCATAGTATTTTTACAAAAATACTTGAGGCTGCCAAAGCAGGACAAGACACATTCCCTTTTACGACAGGAAGAACAATGTACGATTTTATTACTGTAGATGAACTCGCTAAGATGATATCAATGGCTTCAACACAAGAAAAGATTGTTGGTATTATCAATTGTTGTAGTGGTAATCCTGTTAGTCTTGCTGACAGAGTGGAACAATATATCAAGGAACACCATTTGCGTATAAAGTTAGATTATGGAAAGTATCCTGATCGTTCTTATGATTCTCCCATCATCTATGGAGATGCTACAAAAATTAATGAGATTTTGAAGAATGGATAA
- a CDS encoding glycosyltransferase family 1 protein, with product MKKVLIVITTAFTPTGGLTTVMMNYYRVLPHNTYQIDFCSSNVAQKVLLDELHQNGSYYFQLPKRENIIRYFISLRQLCRQYDVVHINANSATASLELLAAKQAGVRNRIVHNHTSRTLHPILNFFLLPFYRKLYTSAIACSKEAGEWLYHSNFKILKNAIDIKRYFFNEGIRNCLRKQYGIDDTDLVIGHVGKFYEPKNHSFLLDVFADYHLLNPASKLLLVGDGVLRKEIEEKCNRLNISNVVILTGLKSNAQDFLQVMDIFLFPSLYEGMPLSVVEAQCSGLPCFVSDVITDAVCIGKDIFRLPLEKGKDFWANCLKQFPVGDRFHRAQQNKNLIELAGYDIYNEGQRLIEFYNK from the coding sequence ATGAAGAAAGTTTTGATAGTTATTACAACTGCTTTCACTCCTACAGGAGGTTTAACCACAGTTATGATGAATTATTATCGTGTCTTACCTCACAATACTTATCAAATAGATTTTTGTAGCTCAAACGTAGCTCAAAAAGTATTGTTGGATGAACTTCATCAGAACGGAAGTTATTATTTTCAATTACCCAAACGGGAAAATATTATTAGATATTTTATATCATTAAGACAGTTATGTAGGCAATATGATGTTGTTCATATTAATGCAAATAGCGCTACGGCATCGTTAGAACTTTTAGCTGCTAAGCAGGCAGGTGTTCGAAATAGAATCGTACATAACCATACAAGTAGAACACTTCATCCAATACTAAATTTCTTTTTATTGCCTTTTTATAGAAAGTTATACACAAGTGCTATTGCATGTTCAAAAGAAGCGGGTGAATGGCTTTATCATTCAAATTTTAAAATTCTTAAGAATGCAATTGATATCAAGAGATATTTTTTTAATGAGGGAATACGTAATTGCCTGCGTAAGCAATATGGAATAGATGATACTGACTTGGTTATTGGGCATGTAGGTAAGTTTTATGAACCAAAAAATCATTCTTTTTTATTGGATGTTTTTGCGGATTATCATTTATTGAATCCAGCGTCAAAGTTATTACTTGTGGGTGATGGAGTGTTGCGTAAAGAGATCGAAGAAAAATGTAATCGACTTAATATCTCAAATGTAGTGATATTGACAGGGCTAAAGTCGAATGCTCAAGATTTTCTACAAGTAATGGATATCTTCCTTTTCCCTTCTTTGTATGAAGGTATGCCTCTTTCTGTTGTGGAGGCCCAATGTTCTGGTCTTCCCTGTTTTGTTTCAGATGTTATTACTGATGCAGTTTGTATTGGGAAAGATATTTTTAGACTTCCATTAGAAAAGGGAAAAGATTTTTGGGCTAATTGTTTGAAACAGTTTCCTGTAGGTGATAGGTTTCATCGCGCACAGCAAAATAAGAATCTTATAGAATTAGCAGGATATGATATTTATAATGAAGGTCAAAGACTTATAGAATTTTACAACAAATAA
- a CDS encoding glycosyltransferase family 2 protein, giving the protein MDNKIGIVTILYNSEAVLDDFFESLSHQTFKNFILYIVDNLSPDNSLSRAKSLGEKVDFECVYIENDQNFGVAKGNNIGIKAALKDGCNYILLSNNDIVLNSNTIENLLSGIVSYKADLAVPKIYFWNTNKLLWMAGGKFRWLQGTTLHFGFRQPDSAKFNQLKVIEYAPTCFMLIKSKIFKEIGYMDEVYFVYYDDSDFLWRVRKHHKKLIYVPTSTLYHKVSVSTGGSESPFSIKYSNRNQIFFIKKNFGRFHKWVSLIYVYLRFYLKQRSINSVDKNKLILDSFHEGDRLYKQKRSNAE; this is encoded by the coding sequence ATGGATAATAAAATAGGCATTGTAACAATTCTCTATAACAGTGAGGCTGTCTTAGACGATTTTTTTGAAAGTTTATCCCATCAAACTTTTAAGAATTTTATTCTTTATATTGTGGATAATCTTTCTCCTGATAATTCTTTATCAAGAGCAAAATCTTTAGGAGAAAAAGTAGATTTTGAGTGTGTTTATATCGAAAATGACCAGAATTTTGGTGTTGCAAAGGGAAATAATATAGGAATCAAGGCTGCATTGAAAGATGGCTGTAACTATATTTTGCTCTCTAATAATGATATAGTATTGAACTCAAATACCATTGAAAATCTCCTTTCTGGTATAGTTTCATATAAAGCTGATTTAGCTGTGCCAAAAATCTATTTTTGGAATACGAATAAATTATTGTGGATGGCTGGAGGAAAGTTTAGATGGTTACAAGGAACAACTTTACATTTTGGCTTCAGACAACCTGATTCTGCCAAATTTAATCAGTTAAAAGTCATTGAATATGCTCCTACATGTTTTATGCTAATAAAAAGTAAGATATTCAAGGAGATTGGCTATATGGATGAAGTATATTTTGTTTATTATGATGATTCTGATTTCTTGTGGAGGGTTAGGAAACATCATAAAAAGTTGATTTATGTCCCAACTTCAACCTTATACCATAAAGTCAGCGTATCTACAGGTGGATCAGAATCACCATTCTCAATTAAGTATTCTAATAGAAATCAGATTTTCTTTATAAAGAAGAATTTTGGCCGTTTTCATAAATGGGTGAGTTTGATTTATGTTTATCTAAGGTTTTATTTGAAACAAAGGAGTATAAACTCCGTAGATAAAAATAAGTTGATATTAGATTCTTTTCATGAGGGAGATCGTTTATATAAACAGAAAAGAAGTAATGCTGAATAG
- a CDS encoding glycosyltransferase family 4 protein yields the protein MTKKLCWITPDWFVDVDIPIVPHLSNEYDIIWIIVFPWRNNRFKEADFDLIRRTHSHISIKFIHYKYYGLDFRNLYYNWKIKKIIKRSDPDVIYFNIVPSGPIILPLYRWLPAVKTIVTAHDGCVKPSFHFRKLAEKCFDLAYNPKQYVQLFSPNEAEIFKKKREGKNIFVIPLAVKDFGKSHSTLRTDCISFISFGNINSDKNVLLLIRAAEKIYTEGYRNFKVVIKGRCIDWHENYQPLISHEELFEKDLRFIDNSEIPDIFASNWYAVFPYKQSGQSGVVKVALNYKKPVIVSDLPGFTYDIEDGYNGYVFKNNDVDSLANVLKKCIDNTDTDYKKLVANIERFVERKYSINKIVKSYREMFNKVLTSTIK from the coding sequence ATGACAAAGAAATTATGTTGGATAACCCCAGATTGGTTTGTTGATGTTGATATTCCTATCGTACCACATCTATCAAATGAATATGATATAATATGGATTATTGTTTTCCCATGGAGAAATAATCGTTTTAAGGAAGCGGACTTTGACCTAATTAGACGAACACATTCTCATATTTCCATTAAATTCATACATTATAAGTATTACGGACTTGATTTTCGGAACTTATACTACAACTGGAAAATAAAAAAAATAATTAAAAGGAGTGATCCTGATGTGATTTATTTTAATATTGTTCCTTCTGGACCAATAATATTACCTTTATATCGGTGGTTACCTGCTGTGAAAACAATAGTTACAGCTCATGATGGTTGTGTTAAACCATCTTTCCATTTTAGAAAATTAGCAGAAAAGTGTTTTGATTTGGCTTATAATCCAAAACAGTATGTACAATTATTCTCACCAAATGAAGCTGAAATCTTTAAGAAGAAGAGAGAAGGAAAGAATATTTTTGTTATACCACTTGCCGTGAAAGATTTTGGAAAATCACATTCTACATTAAGAACAGATTGTATATCGTTTATATCTTTTGGCAATATTAATAGTGATAAAAATGTCCTGTTATTAATTAGAGCTGCGGAAAAAATTTACACAGAGGGTTATCGTAATTTTAAAGTTGTTATTAAAGGAAGGTGTATAGATTGGCATGAGAATTATCAACCTCTAATATCCCATGAAGAACTTTTTGAGAAGGATTTAAGATTTATAGATAACTCGGAAATTCCTGATATCTTTGCTTCAAACTGGTATGCTGTTTTTCCCTATAAACAGTCTGGGCAGAGCGGAGTCGTTAAGGTTGCTTTGAATTATAAAAAACCAGTAATAGTAAGTGATTTGCCCGGATTTACATATGATATTGAGGATGGTTATAATGGCTATGTCTTTAAAAATAATGATGTAGATAGTTTAGCGAATGTTCTAAAAAAATGTATTGATAATACAGATACAGATTATAAGAAATTAGTAGCAAATATTGAACGATTTGTTGAGAGAAAATACTCTATAAATAAAATTGTAAAATCATACCGGGAGATGTTTAATAAGGTTCTAACTTCAACAATCAAGTGA
- a CDS encoding NAD-dependent epimerase/dehydratase family protein, translated as MDKSIKNILVTGGAGFIGSNLSLKLVDKGYRVTVLDNLSEQIHGEHPEETSPLYRSILGKVKFIKGSVTNKADWRKALYDQDAIIHLAAETGTGQSMYEIEKYVSVNIGGTALMLDILTNVPNHVKRVLVAESRAVYGEGRYWSENRRSYVYPEAREAIDMQHGEFEIYDDDHFKLKLVSTTEDSLIHPTSVYGVTKQVQGQLVHMVCSAIGIDSVSFRYQNVYGPGQSLSNPYTGILSIFSTQIKNHHGLNIFEDGKETRDFVYIDDVVDATILGLEISAASRHVFNIGTGVATDVLAVAKALVKNYGIDVPICISGDYRLGDIRHNFADISLAKQILGFSPKWTFEQGISEFCKWVNTQEVKEDKYEASIAEMKAKGLYK; from the coding sequence ATGGATAAAAGTATAAAAAATATATTAGTTACAGGTGGTGCTGGCTTTATAGGCTCAAACCTTTCCTTGAAATTAGTAGACAAAGGGTATCGTGTAACAGTTCTTGATAACTTGTCTGAACAGATACATGGTGAACATCCTGAGGAAACTTCTCCCTTATATAGGTCAATCTTAGGTAAAGTTAAGTTTATAAAAGGTTCGGTAACTAATAAAGCTGATTGGAGAAAGGCACTTTATGATCAAGATGCCATAATTCATCTTGCGGCAGAGACTGGTACGGGGCAATCTATGTATGAAATAGAAAAATATGTTTCTGTTAATATTGGTGGGACAGCCCTTATGTTAGATATTCTAACTAATGTCCCAAATCATGTAAAGCGTGTGCTTGTTGCTGAGTCAAGAGCTGTCTATGGTGAGGGTAGATATTGGTCTGAGAATAGAAGGTCGTACGTTTACCCTGAAGCGCGTGAGGCTATTGATATGCAGCATGGAGAATTCGAAATTTATGATGATGACCATTTTAAGCTAAAATTAGTTTCTACAACTGAGGATTCTTTAATTCATCCTACATCGGTTTATGGTGTTACAAAGCAGGTGCAGGGACAACTTGTTCATATGGTGTGTTCTGCAATCGGTATAGATAGCGTATCTTTTCGATATCAGAATGTATATGGGCCAGGTCAATCTCTTTCTAATCCTTATACGGGAATCCTCTCAATCTTTTCTACACAGATAAAAAATCATCATGGATTAAATATTTTCGAAGATGGAAAAGAAACACGCGATTTTGTTTATATAGATGATGTTGTTGATGCAACTATTTTAGGGTTGGAGATTTCTGCTGCAAGTAGGCATGTATTTAATATCGGTACAGGCGTAGCTACAGATGTCTTAGCAGTAGCTAAGGCATTAGTAAAGAATTATGGAATTGATGTGCCTATTTGTATATCTGGTGATTATCGTTTAGGTGATATTCGTCATAATTTCGCTGATATATCTTTAGCAAAGCAAATATTGGGTTTCTCTCCAAAGTGGACTTTTGAGCAAGGCATATCAGAATTTTGCAAATGGGTGAATACGCAAGAGGTAAAAGAAGATAAATATGAGGCTTCAATTGCAGAAATGAAAGCTAAAGGGCTTTACAAATAA
- a CDS encoding lipopolysaccharide biosynthesis protein: MFYIDKVKTFFSGDGRSVKVKRNIIASFGVRGMSLLASFLLVPLTIGYISPDLYGVWMTLSSIMTWLVFLDIGFTQGMKNKVTEAIALNQWDRAKSLVSTTYFMMILIFVPLCLFLELIIPLVDWTKLLNVNVAYQLEIIKTVQILVVFFCMNMILNVLDSIVAAFQQVALSNSFSAFGQILALGAIYFCIHFVKPSLDVLVFAISAMPVLITLVASFILYGKSYKEVSPSWQSVDFKKIPELFSLGYKFFVINIQVVVLYQSTNFLIANLSSPLQVTSYNIAYKYLNLAMMVCTIIFAPLWPAYTDAYTRKDFEWMRRIRQKMFSVYGVMVFACITMILLSPWFYNLWVGDKTHIPLLMTCLVGLYVMAYSWMNLNGTLVVGMGTIKVETIIVCIGMIVHIPLSLFLGKFYSAYGVLISMILINLFYGLIFHIQVSKILKGKASGIWLE; encoded by the coding sequence ATGTTTTATATAGATAAAGTTAAGACTTTCTTTTCAGGAGATGGACGTTCTGTTAAAGTAAAAAGAAATATCATAGCTTCTTTTGGAGTTAGAGGAATGAGTCTTTTAGCCTCTTTTCTACTTGTGCCCCTTACAATAGGATATATTTCTCCTGATTTATATGGTGTATGGATGACTTTATCATCAATTATGACTTGGTTGGTTTTCCTTGATATCGGTTTTACACAAGGAATGAAGAATAAAGTGACAGAAGCGATAGCACTTAATCAATGGGACAGAGCAAAATCATTGGTTTCAACTACCTATTTTATGATGATTTTGATTTTTGTCCCTCTATGTTTGTTTTTAGAACTCATTATTCCTTTAGTAGATTGGACAAAGTTATTGAATGTCAATGTGGCGTATCAGTTAGAAATCATTAAGACTGTTCAAATCTTAGTTGTTTTCTTTTGTATGAATATGATATTGAATGTATTGGATTCTATAGTTGCAGCTTTTCAGCAAGTTGCACTTTCAAATTCTTTCAGTGCGTTTGGGCAAATCTTAGCTTTAGGTGCAATTTATTTTTGTATTCACTTTGTAAAACCATCATTGGATGTGCTTGTGTTTGCTATTTCTGCTATGCCTGTTCTTATCACTTTAGTTGCTTCGTTCATTTTATATGGTAAAAGTTACAAAGAAGTTTCCCCATCATGGCAATCTGTTGATTTTAAGAAAATTCCTGAACTTTTTTCTTTGGGATATAAATTCTTTGTTATTAATATTCAAGTAGTTGTATTATACCAGTCTACTAATTTTTTAATTGCTAATTTGTCATCTCCATTGCAAGTTACTTCATACAATATAGCTTATAAATATTTGAATCTTGCAATGATGGTCTGCACTATAATATTTGCACCACTTTGGCCTGCTTATACAGATGCTTATACGAGGAAAGATTTTGAGTGGATGAGGCGAATACGTCAGAAAATGTTTAGTGTGTATGGAGTCATGGTCTTCGCTTGTATTACTATGATTCTTCTATCGCCATGGTTTTATAATCTGTGGGTAGGAGACAAAACTCATATTCCTTTACTTATGACATGTTTGGTTGGTCTTTATGTAATGGCCTATTCTTGGATGAATCTGAATGGAACGCTTGTTGTAGGGATGGGAACAATAAAGGTTGAAACAATTATAGTTTGTATAGGAATGATTGTTCATATACCTCTTTCACTATTTTTGGGAAAGTTTTATTCGGCTTATGGAGTTTTGATTTCAATGATTTTGATTAATCTATTTTATGGTTTAATATTCCATATTCAGGTAAGCAAAATATTAAAAGGGAAAGCTAGTGGAATTTGGTTAGAATGA
- a CDS encoding acyltransferase: MKFLFYIICFFSKCINYIYRKEIYKSFNSFGKGSYIETILRLQGAENISIGNGVGIHKNIWLGCLPLTDNEIRSSLKIDDGCIIGDNNHIWATNSINIGQNVLTANNVYISDNLHNYENPNVPICKQPIRQLAKVNIGEGSWLGEHVCVIGASVGKHCVIGANSVVTRDIPDYSVAVGSPAIVIKKYDFNLNKWIKV; encoded by the coding sequence ATGAAATTTCTTTTTTATATCATTTGCTTTTTCAGTAAATGTATCAATTATATTTATCGAAAGGAGATTTATAAATCATTTAATTCCTTTGGGAAAGGTTCATATATTGAAACGATACTAAGATTACAAGGAGCAGAGAATATTTCAATAGGAAATGGTGTCGGTATTCATAAGAATATTTGGCTTGGATGTCTACCATTAACAGATAATGAAATAAGATCATCATTAAAGATAGATGATGGTTGTATTATAGGCGATAATAATCATATTTGGGCAACAAATAGTATCAACATAGGGCAGAACGTATTGACTGCAAATAATGTTTATATATCAGATAATTTACATAATTATGAGAACCCAAATGTTCCTATTTGCAAACAGCCTATAAGACAGCTCGCAAAAGTCAATATTGGTGAGGGAAGTTGGTTAGGTGAACATGTATGTGTAATTGGAGCCTCTGTTGGGAAACATTGTGTGATAGGTGCTAATAGTGTTGTAACACGTGATATTCCTGATTATTCCGTTGCTGTGGGGAGTCCTGCTATAGTCATAAAAAAATACGATTTCAATTTAAATAAATGGATAAAAGTATAA
- a CDS encoding CatB-related O-acetyltransferase gives MNIFSLRNFFLRKKYRGLSKLGLHCKIHNCSFEGLNSVSDESKLFNCCLGYATYIGRSSELYMTKLGKYCSIADHVFSCVGNHPLHFMSTHPAFYYDTSKQIGYSFHTGSSLYRGTIKYPLGETQYSVVIGNDVWIGSHSLLLGGIRIGDGAVIAAGAVVTHDVPDYAVVGGVPAKIIKYRFDRMTIQRLQDSKWWNLSIEEVKKRFTDFGVKGVSQ, from the coding sequence ATGAATATATTTAGTCTAAGAAATTTCTTTTTGCGAAAGAAATATAGAGGTCTTTCAAAATTAGGATTACATTGTAAAATCCATAATTGTTCGTTTGAAGGTTTGAATTCGGTTTCAGATGAATCGAAACTCTTTAATTGTTGTTTAGGTTATGCTACGTATATAGGGAGATCTTCGGAATTATATATGACAAAATTGGGAAAATATTGCAGTATTGCAGATCATGTTTTTTCATGTGTAGGTAATCATCCTCTTCATTTCATGTCTACACACCCTGCTTTTTATTATGATACCTCAAAACAAATAGGTTATAGCTTTCATACAGGTAGCTCTCTTTACAGAGGTACGATTAAATATCCTTTAGGTGAAACACAGTATAGTGTTGTAATAGGGAATGATGTTTGGATAGGTAGTCATTCTTTACTTTTAGGCGGAATAAGAATAGGTGATGGTGCGGTTATAGCTGCTGGTGCAGTAGTTACTCATGATGTCCCTGATTATGCGGTTGTGGGTGGTGTGCCTGCAAAAATCATAAAATATAGATTTGATAGGATGACTATACAGAGATTGCAAGATAGTAAGTGGTGGAATTTATCTATAGAAGAAGTAAAAAAAAGATTTACTGATTTTGGGGTAAAGGGAGTTTCTCAATGA
- the dnaB gene encoding replicative DNA helicase produces the protein MAENNSNTVRRRKSSANVDNAYGHLQPQATDIERAVIGALMIDKDAFSLISEIIRPETFYEPRNQKIYQAIQNLNMSERPVDIMTVTEQLKTEGTIDDIGGPGYLLDISDRVASSANVEYHAHILAQKFLARQLIQFASRVEEKAFDDTVDVDVLMQEAEGSLFEISQKNMKQDYTQIDPVIRQAIDILQKASANTGGLTGIPTGYTDLDEVTSGWQKSDLVIIAGRPAMGKTSFALSLAKNIAVDYQVPIAFFSLEMNNVQLVNRLISNTCEIAGSKILNGQLTPDEWDRLDKNLTKLTGSPVYIDDTPGLSVFELRTKARRLVREKGVKIIMIDYLQLMNANGMKFGSRQEEVSTISRSLKGLAKELDIPILALSQLNRTVENRDGLEGKRPQLSDLRESGAIEQDADMVLFVHRPEYYHIYQDEKGNDLHGMAQIIIAKHRKGATRDVLLTFKGEFTSFRNPEETYSSNAGSGEIMESKMNEGDMPPIEGSFPPPMDNGDPVPF, from the coding sequence ATGGCAGAGAATAACAGTAATACGGTAAGGCGTCGGAAATCATCGGCTAATGTAGATAATGCCTATGGTCATCTACAGCCACAAGCTACTGACATAGAGCGGGCGGTTATCGGTGCTCTGATGATAGATAAGGATGCTTTTTCTCTGATTTCAGAGATTATTCGTCCAGAGACATTTTATGAGCCTCGTAACCAGAAAATCTATCAGGCTATTCAGAATCTCAATATGAGTGAACGCCCTGTTGATATCATGACTGTAACAGAGCAGCTGAAAACAGAGGGTACAATAGATGACATTGGAGGGCCTGGTTATTTGCTTGATATCAGTGATCGTGTGGCATCGTCGGCCAATGTTGAGTATCATGCCCATATTCTTGCACAGAAGTTTCTTGCTCGGCAACTTATACAGTTTGCCAGTAGAGTAGAAGAGAAAGCTTTTGATGATACCGTTGATGTGGATGTGCTTATGCAAGAAGCTGAAGGTTCGTTGTTTGAAATATCTCAAAAGAACATGAAACAGGATTACACGCAGATTGATCCTGTTATTCGGCAGGCAATAGATATTCTTCAGAAAGCATCAGCCAATACCGGAGGATTGACAGGAATTCCTACAGGATATACAGATTTAGATGAAGTGACGAGTGGTTGGCAAAAGAGTGACCTTGTGATTATTGCCGGTCGCCCGGCCATGGGTAAAACATCTTTTGCATTGAGTTTGGCTAAGAATATTGCTGTAGATTATCAAGTACCTATTGCTTTCTTCTCACTTGAAATGAACAATGTTCAACTTGTGAATCGTTTGATTTCAAATACTTGTGAGATTGCTGGTAGTAAGATATTGAATGGTCAGTTGACACCTGATGAATGGGATAGACTGGATAAGAATCTGACGAAATTAACAGGTTCTCCTGTCTATATAGATGATACGCCCGGTCTTTCGGTATTTGAACTTCGTACGAAAGCTCGTCGTCTGGTTCGCGAAAAGGGAGTAAAGATTATTATGATAGACTACCTTCAGCTGATGAATGCCAACGGTATGAAGTTTGGTAGCCGCCAGGAAGAAGTATCAACAATTTCGCGTTCTTTAAAGGGGCTTGCCAAGGAACTTGATATCCCTATTCTTGCGTTGTCGCAGTTGAATCGTACGGTTGAAAACCGAGATGGTCTTGAGGGTAAGCGGCCACAGTTGAGTGACCTGCGAGAATCTGGAGCTATTGAGCAGGATGCCGATATGGTTTTGTTTGTGCATCGCCCCGAATACTATCATATCTATCAGGATGAGAAAGGTAATGATCTCCATGGTATGGCTCAGATAATCATTGCTAAGCATCGCAAAGGAGCTACACGAGATGTACTCTTGACATTCAAGGGTGAGTTTACAAGCTTTCGCAATCCCGAAGAAACCTATAGTTCTAACGCTGGTAGTGGTGAAATCATGGAATCTAAGATGAATGAAGGGGATATGCCTCCAATAGAAGGTTCGTTTCCTCCTCCGATGGATAATGGTGATCCTGTGCCATTCTAA
- a CDS encoding glycosyltransferase family 2 protein, with translation MEQLKVSICVPVYGVKKFIKRCCESLFKQTYKNIEYIFIDDCSPDESVDIILGVLDNYDFRKEQVRIIRHKSNRGLAAARNSAINNALGDFILHIDSDDYIDKNLVEFLVKEQLKSSADIITCPAFYVYSKRKVLSAENVISDKEEYLAKIINRSISSRIWGRLIRKSLYTENGIHNVPGVNNSEDYQVFPQLLYFAHSVSWIYNTYYYYNKENDGSYTNCHKEENDLQTFQTLDILRCFFKRNDVRYLSEIEFAEIKILGWNLKHWCYVDGHDEFYNSLVEKLLSHKDKLCFLDWRVRLILYIKRSFWQFLYKILA, from the coding sequence ATGGAACAGCTAAAAGTATCAATTTGTGTACCTGTATATGGCGTAAAGAAATTTATAAAGAGATGTTGTGAATCTTTATTTAAACAAACCTATAAAAATATAGAATACATATTTATTGATGATTGTAGTCCCGATGAAAGTGTTGATATCATTTTAGGAGTATTAGATAATTATGATTTTCGTAAGGAACAGGTGCGTATTATCAGGCATAAAAGTAATCGTGGATTAGCTGCAGCTCGGAATAGTGCTATAAATAATGCATTAGGAGATTTCATTTTGCATATAGACTCAGACGATTATATTGACAAGAATTTAGTAGAGTTTCTTGTCAAAGAACAATTGAAATCTTCTGCAGATATTATTACTTGTCCTGCGTTTTATGTTTATAGCAAAAGAAAGGTACTATCAGCAGAAAATGTTATATCAGATAAAGAAGAATATTTAGCAAAAATTATTAATAGAAGTATTTCTTCACGGATTTGGGGAAGACTGATACGTAAATCATTATACACAGAAAATGGTATTCATAATGTTCCAGGTGTAAATAACAGTGAGGATTATCAGGTTTTTCCTCAGCTGTTATATTTTGCTCATTCTGTTTCTTGGATCTATAATACTTATTATTATTATAATAAAGAAAATGATGGTTCATATACAAATTGCCACAAAGAGGAAAATGATCTGCAGACATTTCAGACATTAGATATTTTAAGATGTTTTTTTAAACGAAATGATGTAAGGTATTTATCTGAAATAGAATTTGCTGAAATAAAAATTTTAGGTTGGAATCTTAAACATTGGTGTTATGTCGATGGACATGATGAATTTTATAATTCATTAGTTGAAAAATTGCTAAGTCATAAAGATAAGCTATGTTTTTTAGATTGGCGCGTTCGTTTGATTTTATATATTAAACGTTCTTTTTGGCAATTTTTATATAAGATTTTAGCATGA